In the Muricauda sp. MAR_2010_75 genome, one interval contains:
- a CDS encoding DUF1080 domain-containing protein, protein MKKLILTTLLLVAVQWISAQETTIDLFNGENLNGWVNHGEEKWFVENGELICESGPKAQYGYLSTEDFYDDFELTLEFKQEADGNSGVFIRSTFEGTKVSGWQVEVAPPGKDTGGIYESYGRGWLIKPDPEKDKALKMGEWNTLKIRAEGPNITSWLNGTEMVHLEDEKIGEGKGAIALQIHDGGGIRVKWRNIKITPLKN, encoded by the coding sequence ATGAAAAAACTGATTTTAACAACACTACTTCTAGTGGCCGTGCAATGGATATCGGCACAGGAAACAACCATTGATTTGTTCAACGGTGAAAATTTGAACGGATGGGTCAACCACGGCGAAGAAAAATGGTTCGTAGAAAATGGCGAGCTTATCTGTGAAAGTGGTCCCAAAGCCCAATATGGGTATTTATCCACCGAAGACTTTTATGATGATTTTGAATTGACCTTGGAATTCAAGCAAGAAGCGGATGGGAATAGCGGTGTTTTTATCCGCTCCACTTTTGAAGGCACCAAAGTAAGTGGTTGGCAAGTGGAAGTAGCCCCTCCAGGAAAAGATACTGGAGGTATTTATGAATCCTATGGACGTGGCTGGTTGATAAAACCGGACCCTGAAAAAGACAAGGCCCTTAAAATGGGGGAGTGGAACACTTTAAAGATTCGGGCTGAAGGTCCCAATATCACCTCTTGGCTCAACGGTACCGAAATGGTCCATTTGGAGGATGAAAAAATTGGCGAAGGCAAAGGAGCCATAGCACTTCAAATTCATGATGGTGGTGGTATTCGGGTAAAATGGCGGAATATTAAGATTACCCCTTTGAAAAATTAA
- a CDS encoding VWA domain-containing protein — MKNAFRYCFLLSLTLLIFSCGNADDDVSFDINDGELGQGQNPDDCLGFDDNELLLSIQDQFTAAPAKVSILFKVSDLQGNPVSGLSADQFTIYEQGRNDDCFNVISSSESQARISPNTQVFNNNALLVLDLSNSVLQSSLAELKSASISFVNNVIPSPETESFKMSIYWFDGEDELHLLNEPSSSAAELTAAIDGITADISDDPSTDLYGAVIKSTDIAEDLLRNSQQESIIGAASIVLFTDGTDQASRYSEENALRAVENASRNISYFTIGLGAEIDADILMEIGKTASVFAGNKEELETTFNQISQRVSEQANSFYLFEYCTPKRDGSGENNLVIQLTNGSLQGAVQTKFNAKGFTGGCE, encoded by the coding sequence ATGAAAAACGCTTTTCGCTATTGCTTTCTGTTATCCTTAACTCTTTTGATTTTCTCTTGTGGAAACGCCGATGATGATGTCAGCTTTGACATTAATGACGGGGAATTGGGCCAAGGACAGAACCCTGATGATTGCCTCGGTTTTGACGATAACGAGTTGTTGCTTTCCATACAGGACCAGTTTACCGCTGCACCCGCTAAAGTCTCCATCCTTTTTAAAGTGTCCGACCTTCAGGGTAATCCTGTTTCCGGTTTGAGTGCAGATCAATTCACCATATATGAACAAGGCCGAAATGACGATTGTTTCAATGTCATCTCTTCCTCCGAGTCGCAAGCGCGGATTTCACCCAACACCCAGGTTTTTAACAACAATGCTTTGTTGGTCCTCGATTTAAGTAACAGTGTGCTTCAAAGTAGTTTGGCGGAATTGAAATCAGCTTCCATCAGTTTTGTGAACAATGTGATACCCTCCCCAGAAACAGAATCCTTTAAAATGTCCATTTATTGGTTTGATGGTGAAGATGAATTGCATCTTTTGAACGAACCCTCATCTTCTGCGGCAGAATTGACCGCAGCCATAGATGGCATTACGGCAGATATCAGCGATGACCCATCAACAGATTTATATGGAGCGGTAATAAAATCTACGGATATTGCTGAGGACTTATTAAGAAATAGCCAACAAGAATCCATTATTGGTGCGGCATCCATTGTATTGTTTACCGATGGTACCGACCAAGCTTCCCGTTATAGTGAAGAGAATGCGCTGAGGGCTGTTGAAAATGCAAGTCGAAACATTTCCTACTTCACTATTGGATTAGGTGCTGAGATAGATGCAGATATTTTAATGGAAATTGGGAAAACCGCAAGTGTTTTTGCTGGAAACAAAGAAGAGTTGGAAACGACCTTCAACCAAATTTCGCAACGGGTTTCTGAACAAGCCAACAGTTTTTATCTTTTCGAATACTGCACCCCAAAACGGGATGGCAGTGGCGAAAACAATCTTGTAATTCAATTGACCAACGGAAGCCTGCAAGGTGCAGTGCAGACCAAGTTCAACGCCAAAGGGTTCACCGGTGGTTGTGAGTAG
- a CDS encoding M14 family zinc carboxypeptidase, with the protein MLKRLLPILMLLLTLSIKGQDPITSRLYETYEKYKEPSLGERRIKHHEIQPLIQQFKANPKFEVQKVGESIEGRDLSLISIGNGDINVFLWSQMHGNEPTATQAIFDILHFLDAPDFEEEKQEILSKLKLHFLPMVNPDGAEVFQRRNALGIDINRDALRLQSPEGRALKRIRDSLDADFGFNLHDQSTYYNAELTDKPATISYLATAFNYEKDINEVRANAMKVIVYMNKIIQNYAPGQVGRYSDDFEPRAFGDNIAKWGTSLILIESGGYTNDPEKQEIRKLNYVSILSALYTIANGSYKNIPVEDYEKIPHNDRKLFDLKIKNVTYELLGKDYILDLGIFRNEIDLKGHNDFYYKSVVDDQGDLSTFYGYETFDASGYTIVPPKVANLGNNQNPKDLLQQGVAYVKTMLPDNGFSVNQPVHKTSLTFKLNTFNLQPGVNPTFFLEKEGKITHAVINGFLLDLSKPLDEQKFGNALIYR; encoded by the coding sequence ATGCTCAAAAGACTGCTTCCTATCCTCATGCTATTGCTGACACTTTCCATAAAAGGTCAAGACCCCATTACTTCCAGGCTGTACGAAACCTATGAAAAGTATAAGGAACCATCTTTGGGAGAACGCCGCATAAAACATCATGAAATACAGCCCTTAATTCAGCAATTTAAGGCCAATCCAAAGTTTGAGGTGCAGAAAGTAGGGGAGTCCATTGAAGGACGGGATTTGAGTCTCATCAGTATTGGAAATGGGGACATCAATGTGTTTTTATGGTCGCAAATGCATGGGAACGAACCTACGGCCACCCAAGCCATTTTTGACATTCTCCATTTTTTGGATGCACCGGATTTTGAGGAAGAAAAACAAGAAATCCTTTCCAAATTAAAATTGCACTTTTTGCCGATGGTCAATCCAGATGGGGCAGAGGTGTTCCAACGCAGAAACGCACTGGGTATCGATATCAACCGAGATGCATTGCGGTTACAATCGCCCGAAGGGCGTGCCTTAAAACGAATTCGGGATAGTTTGGATGCTGATTTTGGTTTCAACCTTCATGACCAAAGCACCTATTATAATGCTGAACTAACGGACAAACCGGCCACGATTTCCTATTTGGCCACAGCCTTTAACTATGAAAAAGACATTAATGAGGTACGGGCCAATGCCATGAAGGTGATTGTGTACATGAACAAAATCATCCAAAACTATGCGCCAGGGCAAGTCGGCAGATATAGTGACGATTTTGAACCGCGTGCTTTTGGCGATAACATTGCCAAATGGGGTACCAGCCTTATTTTGATTGAATCGGGCGGGTACACCAATGATCCCGAGAAGCAAGAAATTCGGAAACTCAATTATGTTTCCATTCTTTCAGCCTTGTACACCATTGCCAATGGCAGTTACAAGAATATTCCTGTGGAAGATTACGAGAAAATACCCCATAACGACCGCAAGTTGTTCGATTTGAAGATTAAAAACGTCACCTATGAACTTTTGGGGAAGGATTACATCTTGGATTTGGGTATTTTCAGAAATGAAATTGACCTAAAAGGGCACAATGATTTTTATTACAAAAGTGTGGTTGATGACCAGGGCGACCTTTCCACATTTTATGGGTATGAAACGTTTGATGCCTCAGGATATACCATTGTACCACCAAAAGTGGCCAATTTGGGTAATAATCAGAATCCGAAAGACCTTTTGCAACAAGGTGTTGCTTATGTGAAAACCATGCTTCCAGATAATGGATTTTCCGTAAATCAACCCGTTCATAAAACCAGTTTGACTTTTAAACTCAACACCTTCAACCTGCAACCCGGGGTGAATCCCACATTTTTTCTGGAAAAAGAAGGAAAAATAACCCACGCGGTCATCAATGGGTTTTTGCTGGACTTGTCCAAACCGCTTGACGAACAAAAATTCGGAAACGCCCTGATTTATCGCTAG
- a CDS encoding peptidoglycan recognition family protein — MVPFQFFCKKIGLGVLFGVVFISCSVQKEIVDIPIIFDEQRIELTKEYLAQRYGLEQDTTTIVPKMIVLHWTAIPTLKKSFAAFNRSTLPNWRPDLENVSGLNVSSHFLVDRDGTIYRLMPETVMARHTIGLNHCAIGIENVGGTEGFSLTRKQLKSNIFLVKYLASKYNIEYVIGHQEYTQFEGHPLWLEVDDGYRTTKTDPGMDFMKKVRKATKKFNFKPVPTK, encoded by the coding sequence ATGGTTCCATTTCAATTCTTCTGCAAAAAAATAGGGCTTGGAGTGCTTTTTGGCGTTGTGTTCATTTCTTGCAGTGTTCAAAAAGAGATTGTGGACATTCCTATAATTTTTGATGAGCAACGGATTGAATTGACCAAGGAATATTTGGCACAACGCTACGGGTTGGAGCAGGACACCACCACCATTGTTCCCAAAATGATTGTGTTGCACTGGACGGCGATTCCAACATTGAAAAAGTCTTTTGCCGCCTTTAATAGGTCAACCCTGCCCAACTGGCGCCCGGATTTGGAAAATGTAAGTGGATTGAACGTTTCCTCCCATTTTTTGGTAGACCGTGACGGTACTATTTATCGGTTGATGCCAGAAACCGTAATGGCTCGACACACCATTGGATTAAACCACTGTGCTATTGGTATTGAAAATGTGGGTGGTACAGAAGGTTTTTCCTTGACCCGAAAGCAACTGAAGTCAAACATTTTTTTGGTAAAGTATCTCGCTTCAAAATATAACATTGAATATGTAATTGGCCACCAAGAATACACCCAGTTTGAAGGGCATCCGTTATGGCTGGAGGTAGATGATGGCTACCGCACCACAAAGACGGACCCCGGCATGGATTTCATGAAAAAAGTGCGAAAAGCAACGAAAAAATTTAACTTTAAACCCGTTCCAACAAAATAG
- a CDS encoding PmoA family protein yields MKYFFFLAAVTFILMASCSKNPYASRKESENLVLSISDNDVLSYRYKTMPPPEGVDSAFHRSGFIHPLKTLGGHTITTIHPEDHYHHFGVWNPWTRVVYEGDTIDFWNIGEKQGTVRFKEFKKIGDNTFSAHHEHVVLKHLPEKVALNEIQTVKITELNDKAYVLDVTIEYQTTGSDFELMEYRYGGFSIRTTKEWTDANSEILTSEGITRENVDGSLAKWCLVQGELGDGYGGFLLMSNPNNYNHPEPLRIWPKEMHDGYIFVNVCPIKTKDWVLKAGNTYKLQYRIVVFDGEMDETQAKSLWNSYNQQ; encoded by the coding sequence ATGAAATATTTCTTTTTCCTTGCTGCAGTTACATTCATTTTGATGGCTTCTTGCAGCAAAAATCCATATGCATCCCGAAAAGAATCTGAAAATTTGGTCCTGTCCATTTCGGATAATGATGTGCTTTCCTATCGATATAAAACCATGCCACCACCTGAAGGGGTTGATTCCGCTTTTCACCGTAGCGGGTTTATCCATCCGCTCAAGACTCTGGGCGGTCATACCATAACGACCATACACCCAGAAGACCATTACCATCATTTTGGCGTGTGGAACCCGTGGACACGCGTGGTTTATGAGGGCGATACCATCGATTTTTGGAATATTGGCGAAAAACAGGGCACGGTACGGTTCAAGGAGTTTAAAAAAATTGGGGACAATACCTTCAGTGCACATCATGAGCATGTGGTGTTAAAACATCTTCCCGAAAAAGTTGCACTCAACGAAATCCAAACTGTGAAGATAACCGAGTTGAATGATAAAGCGTATGTCTTGGATGTTACTATTGAATATCAAACTACCGGAAGTGATTTTGAACTTATGGAATACCGCTATGGCGGTTTTTCCATCAGGACTACTAAGGAATGGACGGATGCCAACAGTGAAATCCTGACTTCTGAAGGCATAACCCGTGAAAATGTGGACGGTTCACTGGCCAAATGGTGTTTGGTGCAAGGGGAATTGGGAGATGGGTACGGTGGGTTTTTGCTGATGTCAAATCCCAACAATTACAATCATCCTGAACCGCTACGGATTTGGCCCAAAGAAATGCATGACGGTTACATTTTTGTAAATGTGTGTCCCATCAAGACCAAAGACTGGGTGCTGAAAGCGGGAAACACCTACAAGTTACAATACCGGATTGTGGTTTTTGATGGTGAGATGGATGAAACCCAAGCAAAAAGTTTATGGAACTCGTATAATCAACAATAA
- a CDS encoding DUF1080 domain-containing protein yields MIIKAKLLHLFLFACILGMTVKSYSQHISPLEGRWDLEMEFNGQTVPSWLEIRHSGNATLIGRFVFAFGSARPIAEVETFGDNKFTFSIPNQWEPKGSDMIFHGELADGKLSGTMIYTDGSIAEWSGVKAPDLAYTENPKWDKPIDIFNGKDLSGWHIDGEKNQWVVKDGILTSPESGSNLITDEKFQDFKLHVEFRYPKGSNSGIYLRGRYEVQIVDSEGLEPLDIYLGGIYGFLEPNENASKPAGEWQTYDITLIGRRVTVVLNGKTVINDATIPGITGGALDSKEGEPGPFMVQGDHGPIEYKSFVVTPLKK; encoded by the coding sequence ATGATTATCAAAGCAAAACTGCTACATCTTTTTCTTTTTGCATGTATTTTGGGAATGACTGTTAAGTCATACTCTCAACACATTAGTCCTTTGGAAGGACGATGGGATTTGGAAATGGAATTCAATGGCCAAACCGTTCCGTCGTGGCTGGAAATACGGCATTCTGGAAACGCTACTTTGATAGGTCGATTTGTATTCGCCTTTGGCAGTGCTCGCCCCATTGCTGAAGTAGAAACCTTTGGCGATAACAAATTTACCTTCAGCATTCCCAACCAATGGGAGCCTAAAGGAAGTGATATGATATTCCATGGTGAACTGGCCGATGGCAAACTCAGTGGAACCATGATTTATACCGATGGTTCCATTGCTGAATGGAGCGGAGTAAAAGCACCTGACTTGGCTTACACTGAAAATCCGAAATGGGATAAACCAATTGACATTTTCAACGGAAAAGATTTATCAGGATGGCATATAGATGGCGAAAAGAACCAATGGGTAGTAAAAGATGGTATATTGACAAGCCCAGAATCCGGTTCCAACTTAATTACCGATGAAAAATTCCAAGATTTTAAGTTGCATGTGGAATTCCGATATCCAAAAGGTAGCAATAGTGGAATTTACCTTCGTGGAAGATATGAGGTACAAATTGTAGACAGTGAAGGCTTGGAGCCTCTGGATATTTACTTGGGCGGTATCTACGGATTCTTGGAACCCAATGAAAATGCCTCCAAACCTGCGGGTGAATGGCAAACCTATGACATCACCTTAATTGGGCGACGGGTGACTGTGGTACTTAATGGCAAAACAGTCATCAACGATGCCACCATTCCCGGAATAACAGGTGGTGCTTTGGATAGCAAAGAGGGCGAACCAGGGCCTTTCATGGTTCAAGGAGATCATGGCCCTATAGAGTACAAAAGTTTTGTGGTGACCCCCTTGAAAAAATAA
- a CDS encoding 3D domain-containing protein: protein MKKLLFSIIVVVSCTQQKPVQKPTHEWIGHEVTASAYNSVFWQTDSINPSVAAWGDTLQPGMKCIAVSRDLIKMGLKHNTMVKIDTFPDTFYVKDKMHHRWRNRIDIYMGKDVKKAREWGRKKLMICYAVPIE, encoded by the coding sequence TTGAAGAAATTACTCTTTTCTATCATCGTAGTGGTTTCGTGTACCCAACAAAAACCTGTTCAAAAACCCACTCATGAATGGATAGGGCATGAGGTGACCGCATCGGCCTATAATTCGGTTTTTTGGCAGACAGATAGCATCAACCCTTCTGTGGCGGCTTGGGGAGATACGTTACAACCAGGTATGAAGTGTATTGCCGTATCCCGAGATCTCATTAAAATGGGATTGAAACACAACACCATGGTGAAAATCGACACCTTTCCTGACACCTTTTATGTAAAGGACAAAATGCATCACCGCTGGCGCAACCGTATAGACATCTATATGGGTAAGGATGTAAAAAAAGCTAGGGAATGGGGGCGAAAAAAGCTTATGATTTGCTATGCCGTCCCCATTGAATAA
- a CDS encoding xanthine dehydrogenase family protein molybdopterin-binding subunit, giving the protein MSTNPIHNSLSRRSFLRNSSLAGGGLLIGFNLFQACKPKVIQEPAIDLASLDYNDFNAFIKIADNGAVTIFSPNPEVGQNVKTSMPMIIAEELDVAWKDVYVEQGILDTNNYTRQVAGGSQSIRFGWDALRQTGAAAKQMLVSAAAARWGVDPSECTVSEGIITNAAGETLGYGDVVKEAAQLEVPENVPLKKPSEYKIMGKPTPNVDIDEIITGKPLYGMDYKAEGMVYASVLRPTFGQKLVSYDDSEARAMSGVVDIFTIGEKVRELAEKEPSVLNIISDSDKVVVLANSTWEAMKAKNAIKAEWEEVTKPESTEEHDKILTGLLDGNKFDTRRSDGNVSKAFAEADQVLERTYESPFLPHSCMEPMNFFADITAEKVHLVGPIQTPERTAGFVSALLGRAPEEILLEMTRIGGGFGRRLYGDFAIEAAEISDKAKKPVKLVYSREDDMEDGIYRMSIKYRIKAGVKDGKVTAYHLKEAAVNSNMYGLVPNFFPAGAIPNYQVDTASYQSNITTGAWRAPYTNFLASAEQSFFDELAELMEVDKIQLRLDLLDNVKPEEDESIQYSPERMKEVIRTAVEKSGWGKKPDNVYQGFVNYYCHNSHVAEVADVEIENGEPVIKKITCVVDCGIVVNPLAAKNLVEGGVLDGVGHSMYSELTFKDGKPTATNFDGYRLIRMKEAPIVETYFIDNGLSPTGLGEPTLPPAGGAVSNALKAATGNRLYKQPFTKTPELLKVPEKEIIG; this is encoded by the coding sequence ATGTCAACAAATCCTATACATAATTCACTTAGTAGAAGGTCATTTCTGCGGAACTCTTCCCTCGCTGGAGGCGGTTTGCTGATTGGCTTTAACCTTTTCCAGGCGTGCAAACCCAAAGTCATCCAAGAACCCGCCATTGATTTGGCGAGTTTAGATTATAACGACTTTAATGCCTTCATCAAAATAGCCGATAACGGCGCGGTCACCATTTTTTCACCCAACCCAGAAGTGGGCCAGAACGTAAAAACCTCCATGCCCATGATCATAGCCGAAGAGCTGGACGTGGCCTGGAAGGACGTTTACGTAGAGCAAGGTATTTTGGACACCAATAATTACACCCGGCAGGTGGCCGGAGGTAGCCAATCCATCCGATTTGGATGGGATGCCCTTCGTCAAACAGGAGCAGCGGCCAAGCAAATGTTGGTCAGTGCCGCGGCTGCGCGTTGGGGTGTGGACCCATCCGAATGTACCGTGAGCGAAGGTATCATCACCAATGCCGCTGGGGAAACCCTGGGTTATGGGGATGTAGTGAAAGAAGCGGCCCAATTGGAAGTTCCTGAAAATGTGCCGCTCAAAAAACCCAGTGAGTACAAAATCATGGGTAAACCCACACCCAATGTGGATATCGATGAAATCATCACCGGAAAACCATTATATGGAATGGACTATAAAGCAGAAGGCATGGTGTATGCTTCGGTTTTGCGTCCAACTTTCGGACAAAAACTGGTTTCTTATGATGATTCTGAGGCTAGAGCGATGTCCGGCGTAGTCGATATTTTTACTATTGGCGAAAAAGTACGGGAGCTGGCTGAAAAAGAACCCAGTGTTCTGAACATTATCAGTGATAGCGACAAAGTGGTGGTCCTTGCCAATTCAACCTGGGAGGCCATGAAAGCCAAAAATGCCATAAAAGCGGAGTGGGAAGAAGTCACAAAACCTGAAAGTACAGAAGAACACGATAAAATTTTGACCGGCCTCTTGGATGGTAATAAGTTCGACACTCGAAGGTCAGACGGAAACGTCTCCAAAGCCTTTGCCGAAGCGGACCAAGTTTTGGAACGCACCTATGAATCGCCCTTTTTGCCGCATAGCTGTATGGAGCCCATGAACTTTTTTGCAGATATCACTGCTGAAAAGGTGCATTTGGTGGGACCCATTCAAACTCCGGAGCGAACCGCTGGTTTTGTATCCGCTCTCTTAGGTAGGGCACCGGAAGAAATTCTTTTGGAAATGACCCGAATAGGAGGTGGTTTTGGAAGAAGACTCTATGGTGACTTTGCCATTGAAGCTGCCGAAATTTCCGATAAAGCCAAGAAACCGGTAAAACTGGTCTATTCCCGCGAAGACGATATGGAAGATGGCATCTATAGAATGTCCATTAAATACCGCATCAAAGCTGGAGTGAAAGACGGAAAGGTTACGGCCTATCATTTAAAGGAAGCGGCGGTCAATTCCAATATGTACGGATTGGTTCCCAATTTCTTCCCTGCAGGAGCCATTCCAAATTATCAAGTTGACACCGCTTCGTACCAAAGTAATATTACCACTGGGGCGTGGCGTGCACCTTATACCAATTTCTTGGCTTCTGCCGAACAAAGTTTCTTTGATGAATTGGCGGAACTCATGGAAGTTGATAAGATTCAATTACGCTTGGACCTTTTGGACAATGTTAAGCCCGAAGAGGATGAAAGTATTCAATATTCCCCAGAGCGGATGAAAGAAGTCATTCGGACTGCGGTTGAAAAATCGGGTTGGGGCAAAAAACCGGATAACGTCTACCAAGGATTCGTGAATTATTACTGTCACAATAGCCACGTTGCTGAAGTAGCTGATGTGGAAATTGAAAATGGAGAACCTGTCATCAAAAAAATCACCTGTGTAGTGGATTGCGGTATTGTTGTAAATCCGCTTGCGGCCAAAAATTTGGTCGAAGGTGGTGTGTTGGATGGGGTAGGACATTCCATGTACAGTGAACTGACCTTCAAAGATGGAAAACCTACCGCCACTAATTTTGATGGTTATCGACTCATCCGAATGAAGGAAGCCCCCATCGTGGAAACCTATTTCATAGACAATGGACTTTCACCAACTGGATTGGGCGAGCCCACATTGCCGCCAGCCGGAGGTGCAGTATCCAACGCATTGAAAGCCGCCACAGGCAATAGACTTTATAAGCAACCATTTACCAAAACACCAGAACTTTTAAAAGTACCCGAAAAAGAAATAATAGGTTGA
- a CDS encoding (2Fe-2S)-binding protein: protein MQKTMPTYQITVNGASKMVDVAEDTPVLWVLRDHLDLVGTKYGCGIGQCGACTIHVDGTAMRSCSLTLSQVEGKSITTIEGLSEDGTHPVQEAWKEVDVPQCGYCQAGQIMTASAFLASNPNPSEEDIENAMHGNICRCATYTRIRKAVQIAADNME from the coding sequence ATTCAAAAAACTATGCCAACGTATCAAATCACTGTCAATGGCGCGTCAAAAATGGTTGACGTTGCTGAGGATACCCCTGTTTTATGGGTGCTTCGGGATCATTTAGATCTTGTGGGCACCAAATATGGATGTGGAATAGGACAATGTGGGGCCTGTACCATCCATGTTGATGGCACGGCCATGAGAAGCTGTTCTTTAACCCTTTCCCAAGTGGAAGGAAAATCAATCACCACCATTGAAGGCCTTTCTGAAGATGGCACACACCCTGTTCAAGAAGCTTGGAAAGAAGTTGATGTGCCCCAATGCGGCTACTGTCAGGCAGGTCAGATCATGACCGCCTCCGCCTTTTTGGCGAGCAATCCGAATCCCTCAGAAGAGGATATAGAAAACGCCATGCATGGTAATATTTGCCGATGTGCGACCTATACCAGAATCCGAAAAGCAGTACAAATTGCTGCGGACAACATGGAATAA
- a CDS encoding MoaD/ThiS family protein, which produces MTILLFGITKDIVGAPTLSVPTASVTGKKIPKTVKELKAFLGNTYPELNKLSSLAVAVNNSYAEDDQVINSYDEIALIPPVSGG; this is translated from the coding sequence ATGACAATACTCTTGTTTGGAATTACAAAGGACATCGTTGGAGCTCCCACCTTGTCCGTTCCTACAGCTAGCGTAACAGGAAAAAAAATACCAAAAACAGTAAAGGAATTGAAAGCGTTTCTGGGCAATACCTATCCAGAACTGAACAAACTGTCCTCTTTAGCCGTGGCCGTCAACAATAGCTATGCTGAGGATGACCAAGTCATCAATTCCTATGACGAAATTGCACTTATCCCTCCGGTAAGTGGGGGATAA
- a CDS encoding esterase family protein — protein MKTRISFALGVLTCFFMNAQEVYELGPNSLVQKDVPKGTMVKKVWESTIFPNTIRDYYVYVPAQYDGTSEAALMVFQDGHAYVDLEGDYRVPTVFDNLIAQQKMPITIGLFINPGHDKDAPEAESPWRVTNRSVEYDEVSGTYGDFLLQELIPELKKNYRISEDPKMNAVCGLSSGGICAFSVAWFHTNRFQKVMSHIGSFTDIRGGHNYPPMIRKNEPKDIKVFMQDGSNDLDNQFGNWWLANLQMDSALKFKGYDYKFVPGTGGHDGGHAGSILPESLEWLWSDVAPNQE, from the coding sequence ATGAAAACTAGAATCAGCTTTGCCCTTGGTGTATTGACCTGCTTTTTCATGAACGCCCAAGAGGTGTATGAGCTTGGGCCAAATTCACTGGTACAGAAAGACGTTCCTAAAGGAACGATGGTTAAAAAAGTGTGGGAGAGTACAATTTTCCCAAACACCATTCGGGATTATTATGTTTATGTGCCCGCTCAGTACGATGGTACTTCCGAAGCTGCCCTGATGGTTTTTCAGGATGGACATGCCTACGTGGATTTGGAAGGTGATTACAGGGTCCCCACGGTTTTTGATAACCTGATTGCCCAGCAAAAAATGCCGATCACCATTGGACTGTTCATTAATCCTGGCCACGATAAGGATGCACCGGAGGCGGAGAGCCCATGGCGCGTGACCAACAGAAGCGTTGAATATGATGAAGTTTCTGGAACCTATGGTGATTTTCTACTTCAAGAATTGATTCCAGAACTTAAAAAAAACTATCGAATTTCAGAAGACCCTAAAATGAACGCTGTTTGTGGCCTTTCTTCGGGCGGAATCTGTGCATTTTCTGTGGCTTGGTTCCACACCAATCGTTTTCAAAAAGTCATGAGTCATATTGGAAGTTTTACCGATATCCGGGGAGGGCATAATTATCCCCCAATGATTCGAAAGAATGAACCCAAAGACATTAAAGTGTTTATGCAAGATGGTTCCAACGATCTGGACAATCAATTTGGAAATTGGTGGTTGGCCAACCTTCAGATGGATTCCGCCTTAAAGTTTAAAGGGTATGACTACAAGTTTGTGCCTGGGACCGGTGGTCATGATGGCGGTCATGCAGGATCTATATTGCCGGAGTCCCTAGAATGGCTATGGAGTGATGTGGCCCCCAACCAGGAGTGA